The Podospora pseudocomata strain CBS 415.72m chromosome 3, whole genome shotgun sequence genome window below encodes:
- a CDS encoding hypothetical protein (EggNog:ENOG503P1EF) has protein sequence MAESTGSPELNGCLVALEGPARLVATQLRLLPTSPRILILPALQHYLGNINKDDYPDATQLIHRVHVAAQKRHAEAQEFLQQSTPEEGRIVFTHGGTVGAHALCLSAISKQQTSGNVEEADLVFCQLASKGAAHLAREASRRCAKNHGPSVAALEKFKVVAASPRSAGLVPRPLRLRNATPSLPKETVLVQQKERHSPFEDPVIRAMRAADLLDRETAFLQPAGGINEVDMTVRIVEIRKRKVVRRSMSLSVVDSVGGSVVLGGSKGSSSSAASSDGRDSKNALITSPCSSCDKTLPSSTRRTPLRIEIPSPLIRWTGIREEPPPPLAEGDQSDPSFSSRGCRVENERPRSADDKLTFENNLTSLGRHLGVDRDDDNMGGYHRLGLFEQWGRGHNANLTTEPPPSDHESTAAAATETDKTFEPVLPLREDLVIHLSTPQSDESLDLVFQGFQRGDYTDRMPVRTTAALDSGVLEKGYDNTRRMLESLSPGAFAEAAGDGRKQSWVNGGLVHGLPTPGHSPTPSEARPVSALEGGQRFWSLPVGEETSVVTQNSLRSILTSQCAQTRTGRRRPRSSGDGSVTDSIWDELSVVSRYMRKGKVDMMLGVGGEVGVSKARLDEVVQLLEKLGCKDGVSRTGRVSLRDLIGAAMQAYTAQPLSKQTQANPFSDRAVLAALIIPYIERYLCSRPQVRFLLIEYPSEHLETILAVQKLMGNEIMRIAGVINGDASALNRPFSPPPSIEVYKSSTAPMSQEDFGSILEALLGSPSFTQADYILPSVASEADTATFLASVQKQLVSVSDFYTPPKTPISEVARPREGTGTRKQVYPALIIKAARTQTTEEYQQQGEKVRHHSIASSGLDTPPASPAESFCPSGLRPPVFRDSAALSRGAMSPRDMAPGSRIVTPTPRNMTPISRNVTPVTMQSPHPLTAQKQMERGGGWGRPRGQAVHLGGQGSTGRPYGFSTGTASSQSLSHNGGNNNRLRQVATLSHLPVTSSYDEEDYGELDEEERRLMPMYGRRRGSGGGGDGKKALKWLGLA, from the exons aTGGCAGAATCGACAGGCTCGCCAGAGCTAAACGGCTGTCTGGTGGCATTGGAAGGTCCAGCAAGACTGGTAGCGACCCAGCTGCGCCTTCTGCCCACCTCACCtcgcatcctcatcctccccgccctccaacACTACCtcggcaacatcaacaaagacGACTACCCTGACGCCACCCAGCTCATCCACAGGGTCCATGTCGCCGCCCAAAAACGACATGCCGAAGCCCAAGAGTTCCTGCAGCAATCCACACCCGAGGAAGGGCGCATCGTGTTCACACACGGGGGCACAGTCGGAGCCCACGCGCTATGTCTCTCGGCGATCAGCAAGCAACAAACCAGCGGCAACGTCGAGGAGGCAGATCTGGTGTTTTGCCAACTGGCTAGCAAAGGTGCTGCTCACCTTGCTAGGGAAGCCTCACGCCGTTGCGCCAAGAACCACGGTCCTTCGGTAGCGGCCTTGGAGAAATTcaaggttgttgctgctAGTCCAAGATCTGCCGGTCTAGTGCCGCGACCGTTGCGTCTCAGGAATGCCACGCCATCGTTGCCAAAGGAGACTGTGCTTGTCCAGCAGAAAGAACGCCACAGCCCGTTTGAGGACCCTGTGATCagggcgatgagggcggCGGATTTGCTGGATAGGGAAACGGCTTTTTTGCAGCCGGCGGGTGGTATCAATGAGGTTGATATGACGGTCAGGATTGTGGAGatcaggaagaggaaggttgtgaggaggagcatGAGCTTGTCGGTGGTGGACTCTGTCGGGGGGAGTGTAGTGCTGGGGGGATCTAaggggtcgtcgtcgtcagcgGCTTCGAGTGACGGGCGCGATAGCAAGAACGCGCTTATTACGTCGCCTTGCTCATCTTGCGATAAGACATTGCCATCAAGCACCCGACGAACGCCTCTGAGGATTGAGATTCCGTCGCCTCTTATTAGGTGGACTGGAATCAGGGAGGAgccgccgcccccccttGCTGAGGGGGACCAATCCGACCCGTCGTTTTCCTCTCGAGGGTGTCGTGTTGAAAATGAGAGGCCACGGTCGGCAGATGACAAGCTGACGTTTGAAAATAACTTGACGAGCCTTGGGAGGCATTTGGGGGTGGACCGCGATGATGACAACATGGGAGGTTACCACCGCTTGGGCTTGTTTGAGCAGTGGGGCCGAGGTCACAACGCCAATCTCACCACCGAGCCACCACCGTCCGATCACGAGagcaccgccgccgcggcgACCGAGACCGACAAAACATTTGAACCGGTGCTGCCGCtgagggaggatttggtAATCCATCTTTCTACACCCCAATCGGACGAATCGCTGGATTTGGTATTTCAGGGCTTTCAGAGAGGCGACTATACGGATAGGATGCCGGTTCggaccaccgccgcccttgACTCGGGGGTTTTGGAGAAGGGGTATGATAATacgaggaggatgctggAGAGTTTGAGCCCGGGGGCTTttgcggaggcggcgggtgatgggaggaagcAGAGTTGGGTTAATGGTGGGTTGGTTCACGGGTTGCCGACGCCGGGGCATTCGCCGACGCCTTCGGAGGCGAGGCCGGTGAGTGCGCTTGAGGGGGGTCAGCGGTTTTGGAGTTTGccggttggggaggagacgtCGGTTGTGACGCAGAATTCGCTGAGGTCGATTCTTACTTCACAGTGCGCGCAGACGCGGacggggcggcggcggccgaggTCGTCGGGGGATGGGTCGGTGACGGATAGCATTTGGGACGAGCTTTCTGTGGTGAGCCGGTATATGAGGAAGGGCAAGGTTGACATGATGTTGGGAGTgggtggcgaggttggggTGAGCAAGGCTCGACTTGATGAGGTAGTTCAACTACTTGAGAAGCTCGGTTGCAAAGATGGTGTTTCTAGGACTGGGCGCGTGAGCCTGAG AGACCTCATCGGCGCCGCAATGCAAGCCTACACCGCCCAACCACTCTCCAAGCAAACCCAAGCAAACCCCTTTTCAGACCGAGCAGTCCTCGCGGCCTTGATAATCCCCTACATCGAACGCTATCTCTGCTCCCGCCCTCAAGTCCGGTTCCTCCTCATCGAATACCCCTCCGAACACCTCGAAACCATCCTCGCAGTCCAAAAACTCATGGGGAACGAAATCATGAGAATAGCCGGCGTCATCAACGGGGACGCCTCGGCGCTCAACCGACCCTTCTCCCCACCGCCCAGCATTGAAGTCTACAAATCCTCCACTGCGCCCATGTCACAAGAGGACTTTGGGAGCATACTCGAAGCACTGCTCGGCTCCCCGTCATTCACCCAGGCGGATTACATCCTCCCTTCTGTAGCCAGCGAGGCAGACACGGCCACGTTTCTTGCGTCGGTGCAGAAGCAGCTGGTGTCGGTGTCGGATTTTTACACGCCACCCAAAACGCCGATCAGCGAGGTTGCGAGACCGAGGGAAGGGACGGGGACAAGGAAGCAGGTTTATCCGGCGTTGATCATCAAGGCGGCAAGGACGCAGACGACGGAGGAGTATCAGCAGCAGGGGGAAAAAGTGAGGCATCATTCTATTGCCAGCTCGGGGTTGGACACGCCGCCTGCGTCGCCGGCGGAATCGTTTTGTCCTAGTGGGTTGCGGCCGCCGGTTTTTAGGGATTCGGCGGCGCTGTCGCGGGGGGCGATGTCGCCGAGGGATATGGCGCCCGGGTCGAGAATTGTGACTCCCACGCCGAGGAACATGACGCCGATCTCGAGAAATGTGACGCCTGTGACGATGCAGAGCCCGCATCCGTTGACGGCGCAGAAGCAGATGgagcggggtggtgggtggggaAGGCCGAGGGGGCAGGCGGTTCATCTTGGGGGGCAGGGCTCAACAGGTAGGCCGTATGGGTTTTCTACGGGGACGGCGTCTTCCCAGAGTTTGAGCCATAATGGTGGGAATAACAACCGGTTGAGACAGGTGGCTACGCTGAGTCACCTGCCGGTTACGTCGTCgtatgatgaggaggattaCGGCgagttggatgaggaggagaggaggttgatgccTATGTatgggaggcggagggggagtggtggtgggggggatgggaagaaggcgctgaagtggttggggttggcttga